The genomic window GACCAGCCCTTTACCCGCGAGCGCTATTTCGCCGATGGCGAACGCAGCCACTATTCCGGGCCGGGCGGACCGCGCGTCCTGAAGACGCGCGGATGCCATGCGCTTGAGGAGGCGGTGATGTTCACCACCTCGCCGCGAATCATCGCCGACCAGCTTCAAAATAGCTACGACCGTCTGGAAGCGCGCGTGCGTCTCGCCCGCTACGGCACGGATTGTTATGCCTATTGCCTTGTGGCGGCGGGCTTCGTCGATCTGGTGGTGGAAACCGGGCTCCAGCCTTACGACATCGGGGCCCTGATCCCGATCATCGAGCAGGCGGGCGGCGTGGTGACGACGTGGCAGGGCGGACGGCCGGAAGATGGCGGCGATATCGTCGCTGCGGCAACGCCGGACCTCCATGAGGCGGCGCTTTCAGTGCTCAACGCCTGATAGCCGGGCCTGACAGCCGGGCCTGATTGCCGGATTTATCGGCAAAAAAAGGACCGGAACCCGCCGCTTGAACAGGGGTAAAAGCGGCTCGGTTCCGGCCAAGGTTACCGCCGCCGCTGGGTCAAGAGCGGACAACGGGCCGGGACGGGTGCGCCGTAGTTCCCGGCAAGGAAATGAATGCCCCATTTCCCCTGAACGGAGCTGCAATAAAGCATTCATTTCCCGTTCATCCATAAGGCGAGTTAGCCGTATCTGCAATCGCGGAAAACGTGTCTTGGGTAGAGTGCCGTTTGCGAACGCCGAGACTCTTGAAATAATGCGGACAAAATCCCAGATAAATCACGTCGGACGCCGCAGCTCGGGTCCGTAACCGTTCTCAGCAATCGCCGGTTTCGGGATTGCCGGGGATATTATCGCAAACTCGTCGCTCAAAGGAGGACATCATGCGTAATGTCGATTTTTCACCCCTTTATCGTTCCACTGTCGGTTTCGACAGGCTTTTCAATCTGCTTGATACCGTAGGTCAACCCGAACAGGCCCCCACCTATCCGCCCTACAATATCGAGCGCACCGGTGAAAACGACTACCAGATCACCATGGCCGTTGCCGGTTTCGGCGAAAACGAGCTCTCGATCGAAGCCCATGCCAATGTGCTGACGGTCCGGGGCGAGAAGGCCGCGGAAGAAGCCGATGACGGTCGCGAATATCTCTATCGCGGCATCGCCAAGCGCGCCTTCGAACGCCGTTTCCAGCTCGCCGATCACATGGAAGTGCGCGGCGCCAGTCTGAAGAACGGCATCCTGCATGTGGCGCTTCTTCGCAACATTCCCGAAGCCATGAAGCCCCGCCGGATCGCGATCGAGACCCGTGGCGGCGACCAGGCCAAAATGATCTCTGCCGATGTCGGCAAGAACAGTGAAAAGACCGCCGCCTGATCAGGCGCGGTTGAACTGACGGGCGGCGCTTCTCGAAGGAGAGGCGCCGCCTTTTTGCGCTTATCGCCTGCGGCAGGCGCGGCCTGCCAGCCCGTCGACGGAGACGATGCCGGGGCCGTAAATGATCAGATAGACAAGCGGAAACAGCCACAACAGCCGCTGGTCGAGGATGACGGCGTCGGGGAAGCGGTCGAACAGCGCGCCGATGGTCTCGGGGCCGACCTGATGCACGGTAATGTCGACGATGGTCTGGACCACGATGAAGACCGCCATGCCGAGCGCCGAAAGCCGGGTCAGCACGCCGAACACGATCATCAGCGGCAGCAGGAATTCGGCATAGGTGCCGAGATAGACCACCAGATGCCAGGGGAATGCCACCTGGGACACGTCACCGCCGGCCGCCTCCACGGCGGGCAGCGCGATCTGGTAATAGGCGCTGTCGCGAACCATGAAAAAGCCGGCAAGGCCGGGTCCGACCTTCGTCAGCGCCGAGTTCAGGAAATAGAAATAGAGGGTGGCGGCAAAGACCAGCCGGGCGAGCAGCCCGGGCAGCCAAAACGATAATGCCCGTTCGAGAGCATCTCCGGCGTCGCTGTACATACGGAAAAGACGGTGGAACAGGCTCATCGGGGATCATTCTCCGGTCGGATGCCGGCAAAGGCGCCGGCGGTCAGGATCAGGGCGAAGGCGGATGAGAGATCGAAGGCGTCATCGGTCGCGCCGGCGCGATCCGCGGCCTCGCCGATCGGCGTTCCGGCAAAAAGCGCCTTGATGAATGCGGCGTCGCCGGGCGTCAGGATGTGAACGGCGACGTCATAGCGGGGCCGGACGATCAACGCGGTCTCGGCGGGCGCGGGGTCGAGGCCCTTCAGGCTTTCCTGCGCCTTTGACTTCAGGAAAATGCTGGCCGCGGCGGAGTGCAGCGGCAACAGCCGGGCTGCCGGATGGGCGGCAAGCCGGGTCATCATCAGTGTGTCCGGATCGCGGGACAACAGCGTTTCGGGCGCAAGCGGCGGGCAATCGGCGGCGTGATAGGCATCGAGCCAGACCCGCTCCAGTCGCGCGACATCCGCCAGGAAGAACAGTTTTTGCGCCGGCGCGAAGCCTGCGACGAAATCCGGG from Martelella sp. NC20 includes these protein-coding regions:
- a CDS encoding HvfC/BufC N-terminal domain-containing protein; amino-acid sequence: MAEPAKGSVSRAQPGFPAFAVSLLSPPGANVPDGVINPLGGRADKRYAVYRNNVAMSLKGALGDIFPVTRQVAGPRFFDAMALDFLAANPPRSPILAEYGRAFPDFVAGFAPAQKLFFLADVARLERVWLDAYHAADCPPLAPETLLSRDPDTLMMTRLAAHPAARLLPLHSAAASIFLKSKAQESLKGLDPAPAETALIVRPRYDVAVHILTPGDAAFIKALFAGTPIGEAADRAGATDDAFDLSSAFALILTAGAFAGIRPENDPR
- the hisN gene encoding histidinol-phosphatase; translation: MLPDRKFFEKLADAAAAETLPRFRSGLDVDNKLSGGFDPVTEGDRAAERAIRALIGERYPDHGILGEEHGAEGLKRECLWVIDPIDGTRAFISGVPVWGTLVGLYHNGRATLGMMDQPFTRERYFADGERSHYSGPGGPRVLKTRGCHALEEAVMFTTSPRIIADQLQNSYDRLEARVRLARYGTDCYAYCLVAAGFVDLVVETGLQPYDIGALIPIIEQAGGVVTTWQGGRPEDGGDIVAAATPDLHEAALSVLNA
- a CDS encoding DoxX family protein — its product is MSLFHRLFRMYSDAGDALERALSFWLPGLLARLVFAATLYFYFLNSALTKVGPGLAGFFMVRDSAYYQIALPAVEAAGGDVSQVAFPWHLVVYLGTYAEFLLPLMIVFGVLTRLSALGMAVFIVVQTIVDITVHQVGPETIGALFDRFPDAVILDQRLLWLFPLVYLIIYGPGIVSVDGLAGRACRRR
- a CDS encoding Hsp20 family protein, whose amino-acid sequence is MRNVDFSPLYRSTVGFDRLFNLLDTVGQPEQAPTYPPYNIERTGENDYQITMAVAGFGENELSIEAHANVLTVRGEKAAEEADDGREYLYRGIAKRAFERRFQLADHMEVRGASLKNGILHVALLRNIPEAMKPRRIAIETRGGDQAKMISADVGKNSEKTAA